Proteins encoded by one window of Antechinus flavipes isolate AdamAnt ecotype Samford, QLD, Australia chromosome 4, AdamAnt_v2, whole genome shotgun sequence:
- the LOC127559025 gene encoding late cornified envelope protein 5A-like, which produces MSCQQSQQQCQAPKCPPKCPPKCQTPKCPPKCPPKCPPKCPPKAPCPPPVSSCCGSSSGGCCSLGGCCGSSSGGCCSSGGCCSSGGCCGSSGGCSLFSHHRRSRRSRRQKNDCCDSGSGRSQQSGGCCGSSGSSGGCCGSSGGCCGSSGGCC; this is translated from the coding sequence ATGTCCTGCCAGCAAAGCCAACAGCAATGCCAGGCCCCTAAGTGCCCCCCGAAATGTCCACCAAAATGCCAGACCCCTAAATGTCCTCCCAAGTGCCCACCAAAGTGTCCCCCCAAGTGCCCTCCCAAGGCTCCATGCCCTCCTCCAGTCTCTTCCTGCTGTGGTTCTAGCTCTGGAGGATGCTGCAGCTTGGGTGGATGCTGTGGGTCCAGCTCTGGGGGATGCTGCAGCTCTGGGGGATGCTGCAGCTCCGGAGGATGCTGTGGCTCTAGTGGTGGCTGCTCCCTCTTTTCCCATCACAGGAGATCCCGCAGGAGCAGGCGCCAGAAAAATGACTGCTGTGACAGTGGCAGTGGACGCAGCCAGCAGTCTGGAGGCTGCTGTGGTAGCTCTGGAAGCTCTGGAGGTTGCTGTGGGAGTTCTGGAGGCTGCTGTGGCAGCTCTGGAGGCTGTTGCTGA